A single genomic interval of Nonomuraea rubra harbors:
- a CDS encoding DUF6493 family protein yields MTAQEVAGEGDMTAGEESVWESVVAVLDTGDLDLVADRVLALDERARREVAAALPGHVSVAEGRAHARRHEYETRRAREAEAAWREHVRAEERAGRAVHEHERRQWEVPRHLWQVSGDESWAAPLRVAGAAAIGGPAAVVAWLNRRDLHDRWAWDRRTAAVLERVLSARPAAWQADFATRATLKLRTTGRRRATRDPMAGLVLTMLRRTGATPPRHDPLVVAWATGTPIAAELREDPLLDHLLPRLFEADGVGALLRDERADPPAPRSWLAALRKLQAEGRIGRDVLLDGCLRRFLRGGQAADLRFFVRLHELLDPTYDEVSKRRHDYLRLLPVAPGAVAEPVLRHLRRLADLDPGEVTEAVRALLSRGERKLLTAGLTWLDELARDPAAELESLAPALGYAFACESADVQGRAVRLAVKHAKRFGEAGGRAVREAAAVLPQELGETLASVFGGEVAEDPRESGRFVPVPLPAPVAAAAFPAPVVVAGEMEALPDGSRWEAAELWLAGVVRLYGSDRDGLAARLAGLMPGVAPPAGRWQAVWHWAWEIARLVTAGPGNSGDAAESRGGAAGSEGLQAGEMFQAAGGPGPGEGFSRLPQAGEVPGPHLFLLRRWAEVCEAIGAGTLPPYLLAEPTSMTGRLDGAVLVERLAGYERAGVEALPADLGQALLRLPRRTEPGVVARAGRLTSAAGRAVARWLSGDRPEPVAEIAWWYYPPAGTPGCGDRRVYREDREPAATGSVLHELTAHLHPAPPPGDGLPVGGLQVVAELLGGPVEHRLKEHDGYLSWWPYLMPSDREAVAAYLVPHLTERWLRARTAPAQARALAGADGPMGEAAALVQAYFVADRAWSADPEERARPLVELAARGELAAEEVGRQLALLVRRTELKPGPVFETLESAAALGAHREVWRIMTGFLAGFLPGPGERTHTRHAQGLTFALRAARWAGARGAVACVAEIAQRRASNNFVREARRLHTFLI; encoded by the coding sequence GTGACGGCCCAGGAGGTGGCCGGCGAGGGCGACATGACGGCAGGTGAGGAGTCGGTGTGGGAGTCGGTGGTGGCCGTGCTCGACACCGGGGACCTCGACCTGGTCGCCGACCGGGTGCTGGCGCTCGACGAGCGGGCCCGCCGCGAGGTGGCCGCCGCCCTGCCCGGCCACGTGTCCGTGGCCGAGGGACGCGCGCACGCCCGCCGGCACGAGTACGAGACCAGGCGTGCCCGCGAGGCCGAGGCCGCCTGGCGCGAACACGTACGGGCCGAGGAACGCGCCGGCCGCGCCGTCCACGAGCACGAGCGCCGGCAGTGGGAGGTCCCCCGGCACCTCTGGCAGGTCTCCGGCGACGAGAGCTGGGCGGCCCCGCTGCGGGTGGCGGGCGCGGCGGCCATCGGCGGGCCCGCGGCCGTCGTCGCCTGGCTCAACCGCCGCGACCTCCACGACCGCTGGGCCTGGGACCGCCGCACCGCCGCCGTGCTCGAACGCGTGCTCTCGGCCCGCCCCGCCGCCTGGCAGGCGGACTTCGCCACCCGCGCCACCCTCAAGCTCCGCACCACCGGGCGCAGGCGCGCCACCCGTGACCCCATGGCCGGGCTGGTGCTGACCATGCTGCGGCGCACCGGCGCCACCCCGCCCCGGCACGACCCCCTCGTGGTGGCCTGGGCCACCGGCACCCCCATCGCGGCCGAGCTGCGCGAGGACCCGCTGCTCGACCATCTCCTGCCCCGGCTGTTCGAGGCGGACGGCGTCGGCGCCCTGCTGCGCGACGAGCGCGCCGACCCGCCCGCCCCCAGGAGCTGGCTGGCCGCGCTCAGGAAGCTGCAGGCCGAGGGCCGGATCGGGCGCGACGTGCTGCTCGACGGGTGCCTGCGGCGCTTCCTGCGTGGCGGGCAGGCCGCCGACCTGCGCTTCTTCGTACGGTTGCACGAGCTGCTCGATCCCACGTACGACGAGGTGAGCAAGCGGCGCCACGACTACCTGCGGCTGCTGCCCGTCGCGCCCGGCGCCGTGGCCGAGCCGGTGCTCAGGCACCTGCGGCGGCTGGCGGACCTCGACCCCGGCGAGGTGACCGAGGCGGTGCGGGCGCTGCTGTCGCGCGGCGAGCGCAAGCTGCTGACGGCCGGGCTCACCTGGCTCGACGAGCTCGCCCGCGATCCGGCGGCGGAGCTGGAGTCGCTGGCGCCCGCCCTGGGGTACGCGTTCGCCTGCGAGTCCGCCGACGTGCAGGGGCGGGCGGTGCGGCTGGCGGTCAAGCACGCCAAGCGGTTCGGCGAGGCCGGCGGGCGGGCGGTCCGGGAGGCGGCCGCGGTGCTGCCGCAGGAGCTGGGGGAGACGCTGGCCTCGGTGTTCGGCGGGGAGGTCGCCGAGGATCCGCGCGAGTCCGGCCGGTTCGTGCCGGTGCCGCTGCCCGCGCCGGTCGCCGCCGCCGCGTTCCCCGCGCCCGTGGTGGTGGCGGGCGAGATGGAGGCCCTGCCGGACGGGAGCCGGTGGGAGGCCGCCGAGCTGTGGCTGGCCGGGGTCGTGCGGCTGTACGGGAGCGATCGCGACGGGCTGGCGGCCCGGCTGGCCGGGCTGATGCCGGGCGTGGCGCCGCCGGCGGGGCGGTGGCAGGCGGTCTGGCACTGGGCGTGGGAGATCGCCCGGCTGGTGACGGCGGGCCCCGGTAACTCCGGTGATGCGGCAGAGAGTCGCGGCGGTGCGGCGGGGAGTGAGGGGCTCCAGGCGGGTGAGATGTTCCAGGCGGCCGGTGGGCCCGGGCCCGGTGAGGGGTTCTCGCGGTTGCCCCAGGCCGGTGAGGTGCCGGGGCCGCACCTGTTCCTGTTGCGGCGCTGGGCCGAGGTGTGCGAGGCGATCGGGGCGGGGACGCTGCCGCCGTACCTGCTGGCCGAGCCCACCTCGATGACGGGCCGGTTGGACGGCGCGGTGCTGGTGGAGCGGCTGGCGGGGTACGAGCGCGCGGGTGTCGAGGCGCTGCCCGCGGATCTGGGCCAGGCGCTGCTGCGGCTGCCGCGCCGGACCGAGCCCGGGGTGGTGGCGCGGGCCGGGCGGCTCACGTCGGCGGCGGGGCGGGCGGTGGCACGCTGGTTGAGCGGCGACCGGCCCGAGCCCGTCGCGGAGATCGCCTGGTGGTACTACCCGCCGGCGGGAACGCCGGGGTGCGGCGACAGGCGGGTGTACCGCGAGGACCGCGAGCCGGCCGCGACGGGATCGGTGCTCCACGAGCTGACGGCCCACCTCCACCCGGCCCCGCCACCGGGCGACGGGCTGCCGGTCGGCGGGCTGCAGGTCGTCGCGGAGCTGCTGGGCGGGCCCGTGGAGCACCGGTTGAAGGAGCACGACGGGTACCTGAGCTGGTGGCCGTACCTGATGCCGTCCGACCGGGAGGCCGTCGCGGCGTACCTCGTGCCGCATCTGACCGAGCGGTGGTTGCGGGCCCGCACCGCGCCGGCCCAGGCGCGGGCGCTCGCGGGGGCGGACGGGCCGATGGGCGAGGCGGCCGCGCTGGTGCAGGCGTACTTCGTGGCCGACCGGGCCTGGAGCGCCGACCCGGAGGAGCGCGCCAGGCCGCTCGTGGAGCTGGCCGCCAGGGGCGAGCTCGCCGCCGAGGAGGTGGGACGGCAGCTCGCGCTGCTGGTCCGCCGGACGGAGCTCAAACCGGGCCCGGTGTTCGAGACGCTGGAGAGCGCGGCGGCGCTCGGCGCTCACCGGGAGGTGTGGCGGATCATGACGGGGTTCCTGGCCGGGTTCCTGCCGGGGCCGGGGGAGCGGACGCACACCCGGCACGCGCAGGGGCTCACCTTCGCCCTGCGGGCCGCCCGGTGGGCGGGGGCGCGCGGGGCGGTGGCCTGCGTCGCCGAGATCGCCCAGCGCCGCGCCTCGAACAACTTCGTCAGGGAGGCCCGAAGGCTGCACACGTTCCTGATCTGA